A single Oryza brachyantha chromosome 8, ObraRS2, whole genome shotgun sequence DNA region contains:
- the LOC102722319 gene encoding protein TOPLESS-RELATED PROTEIN 2 gives MSSLSRELVFLILQFLDEEKFKETVHKLEQESAFYFNMKHFEDLVQGGEWDEVEKYLSGFTKVEDNRYSMKIFFEIRKQKYLEALDRHDRAKAVEILVKDLKVFASFNEELFKEITQLLTLENFRQNEQLSKYGDTKSARNIMLMELKKLIEANPLFRDKLNFPPFKVSRLRTLINQSLNWQHQLCKNPRPNPDIKTLFTDHSCAAPTNGARAPPPANGPLVGPIPKSAAFPPMGAHAPFQPVVSPSPNAIAGWMTNANPSLPHAAVAQGPPGLVQPPNTAAFLKHPRTPTSAPGIDYQSADSEHLMKRMRVGQPDEVSFSGASHPANIYTQDDLPKQVVRNLNQGSNVMSLDFHPIQQTILLVGTNVGDIGIWEVGSRERIAHKTFKVWDIGSCTLPLQAALMKDAAISVNRCLWSPDGNILGVAFSKHIVQTYAFALNGELRQQAEIDAHIGGVNDIAFSHPNKTLSIITCGDDKLIKVWDAQSGQKQYTFEGHEAPVYSVCPHYKESIQFIFSTAIDGKIKAWLYDCLGSRVDYDAPGHWCTTMAYSADGTRLFSCGTSKDGDSHLVEWNETEGAIKRTYNGFRKRSLGVVQFDTTRNHFLAAGDEFLVKFWDMDSTNILTTTDCDGGLPASPRLRFNREGSLLAVTANENGIKILANTDGQRLLRMLESRAYEGSRGPPQQINTKPPIVNTLGSVSNVSSPMAVNSERPDRALPTVSMSGLAPMDVSRTPDVKPRIADESEKVKTWKLADIVDSGHLRALRMPDTSATSSKVVRLLYTNNGIALLALGSNAVHKLWKWQRTERNPNGKSTASVTPQMWQPANGILMANDTSDGNPEEATACIALSKNDSYVMSASGGKVSLFNMMTFKVMTTFMAPPPAATFLAFHPQDNNIIAIGMEDSTIQIYNVRVDEVKSKLKGHSKKITGLAFSQSMNMLVSSGADAQLCAWSIDGWEKKKSRYIQPPPNRSGALVGDTRVQFHNDQTHILVVHESQLAIYDAKLECLRSWSPREALSAPISSAIYSCDGLLIYAGFCDGAIGVFEAESLRLRCRIAPSAYIPPSMSSGGSVYPMVVAAHPLEPNQIAVGMSDGAVHVVEPLDTDPKWGVAPPQDNGAHPTISAAPAAANKPEV, from the exons ATGTCGTCGCTTAGCAGGGAGCTGGTGTTTCTCATCCTGCAGTTCCTTGACGAGGAGAAGTTTAAGGAGACGGTCCACAA GTTGGAGCAGGAGTCTGCGTTTTACTTCAACATGAAGCATTTCGAAGACCTGGTGCAGGGAGGGGAGTGGGACGAGGTGGAGAAGTACCTTAGCGGCTTCACCAAGGTGGAGGACAACCGCTACTCCATGAAAATATTCTTTGAGATCCGGAAGCAGAAGTACCTCGAAGCCCTTGACAG GCATGATCGAGCCAAGGCGGTGGAGATACTCGTTAAGGATCTCAAGGTGTTTGCCTCATTCAATGAGGAGCTCTTCAAGGAGATAACTCAGCTGCTGACGTTGGAGAATTTTAG GCAAAATGAGCAGTTGTCCAAGTATGGGGACACAAAGTCAGCCCGGAATATCATGCTCATGGAGCTCAAGAAGCTTATCGAGGCAAACCCACTGTTCCGAGACAAGCTGAATTTCCCTCCATTTAAAGTTTCAAGACTCCGCACATTAATCAATCAAAG TCTTAACTGGCAACATCAGCTATGCAAAAATCCTCGACCAAACCCTGACATCAAGACACTTTTCACTGATCACTCTTGTGCCGCTCCTACCAATGGAGCCAGAGCTCCTCCCCCTGCAAATGGGCCTCTTGTCGGACCAATCCCTAAGTCAGCTGCATTTCCCCCAATGGGTGCTCATGCG CCATTTCAACCTGTGGTGTCACCATCTCCAAATGCAATTGCGGGTTGGATGACAAATGCAAACCCCTCTTTGCCACATGCTGCAGTCGCACAAGGACCACCTGGTCTTGTTCAGCCTCCAAACACAG CGGCATTTCTAAAACATCCAAGGACTCCAACAAGTGCTCCTGGCATTGATTATCAGTCTGCAGATTCTGAACATCTGATGAAAAGAATGCGTGTAGGCCAACCAGATGAG GTGTCCTTTTCTGGTGCAAGCCACCCTGCCAACATTTATACTCAAGATGACCTTCCAAAACAAGTGGTTCGCAATCTTAACCAGGGTTCAAATGTTATGAGCCTGGATTTCCACCCTATTCAACAAACCATTCTTTTAG TTGGAACAAATGTTGGTGACATTGGGATATGGGAAGTTGGCTCACGAGAAAGGATAGCTCACAAGACATTCAAAGTTTGGGATATTGGTTCTTGCACCTTGCCTTTGCAG GCTGCATTAATGAAGGATGCTGCAATATCTGTCAATAGATGCCTGTGGAGCCCTGATGGAAATATTCTAG GTGTTGCTTTTTCAAAGCATATTGTTCAGACGTATGCATTTGCGCTCAATGGAGAATTGCGGCAGCAAGCAGAG ATTGATGCTCACATTGGTGGGGTTAATGACATTGCCTTCTCGCACCCCAACAAGACCCTCTCAATTATTACTTGTGGTGATGATAAACTCATTAAG GTATGGGATGCTCAATCAGGACAAAAGCAATACACATTTGAAGGTCATGAAGCTCCAGTTTACTCTGTTTGCCCTCACTACAAGGAGTCTATTCAG TTTATATTCTCTACTGCCATTGATGGGAAAATTAAGGCATGGCTATATGACTGTTTGGGCTCAAGGGTTGACTATGATGCTCCTGGACATTGGTGTACTACCATGGCTTACAGTGCTGATGGAACAAG gcTCTTCTCATGTGGTACTAGTAAAGACGGTGATTCACACTTGGTTGAGTGGAATGAGACTGAAGGAGCTATTAAGAGGACATACAATGGCTTTAGGAAGCGCTCACTGGGTGTTGTCCAGTTTGACACAACCAGAAACCACTTCTTGGCTGCTGGAGATGAATTCCTTGTTAAATTCTGGGATATGGATAGCACCAATATACTTACGACAACAGATTGTGATGGTGGACTGCCA GCAAGCCCACGCTTAAGATTCAACAGAGAAGGTTCATTGCTTGCTGTTACAGCAAATGAAAatggaataaaaatattagccAACACTGATGGACAGCGTTTGCTAAGGATGCTAGAGAGCAGAGCTTATGAGGGCTCTCGAGGGCCTCCTCAACAAATTAATACCAAG CCCCCAATTGTGAACACCCTTGGTTCTGTTTCGAATGTGTCTAGTCCTATGGCAGTGAACTCGGAGAGACCTGATCGAGCACTGCCTACAGTGTCAATGAGTGGCTTG GCACCCATGGATGTTAGCAGAACCCCTGATGTGAAGCCAAGAATTGCAGATGAATCTGAAAAGGTTAAAACTTGGAAGTTGGCAGACATTGTTGACTCAGGACATCTCCGAGCACTGCGTATGCCAGATACATCAGCAACTTCAAGCAAA GTTGTCCGTCTGCTATATACAAATAACGGGATTGCACTTTTGGCTCTTGGCTCCAATGCTGTTCATAAGCTGTGGAAATGGCAACGCACTGAAAGGAATCCTAACGGCAAG TCCACTGCATCTGTTACCCCTCAAATGTGGCAACCAGCAAATGGGATTCTAATGGCGAATGATACTAGTGATGGCAATCCCGAAGAGGCAACTGCATGTATTGCTCTGTCCAAAAATGATTCTTATGTGATGTCTGCATCTGGTGGCAAAGTTTCATTGTTCAACATGATGACATTCAAG GTCATGACTACTTTCATGGCACCTCCACCTGCTGCAACATTCCTGGCATTCCACCCCCAAGACAATAATATTATTGCTATTGGAATGGAAGACTCTACCATTCAAATCTATAATGTCCGTGTTGATGAG GTTAAAAGCAAGCTCAAGGGACATTCGAAAAAGATCACCGGGTTGGCATTTTCACAGTCAATGAATATGCTTGTATCTTCAGGGGCTGATGCTCAG cTATGTGCTTGGAGCATTGATGGTTGGGAAAAGAAGAAATCGAGATATATCCAACCTCCACCAAATCGTTCTGGTGCTTTAGTTGGTGATACAAGGGTGCAGTTTCACAATGATCAAACACATATTCTGGTGGTTCATGAGAGCCAGTTGGCGATCTATGACGCAAAGCTAGAATGCTTGCGCTCG TGGTCTCCAAGAGAGGCACTCTCCGCCCCAATTTCGAGTGCAATATACTCATGTGATGGTCTCCTCATCTATGCTGGATTCTGTGATGGTGCAATTGGAGTATTTGAGGCAGAGTCTCTTAGGCTGCGATGCAGGATAGCACCTTCTGCATACATACCACCCTCAATGTCTAG CGGTGGAAGTGTCTACCCCATGGTTGTTGCTGCGCATCCCTTGGAGCCAAACCAGATTGCAGTTGGCATGAGCGATGGTGCTGTTCATGTGGTGGAGCCGTTGGACACAGACCCAAAGTGGGGAGTGGCGCCTCCTCAAGACAATGGAGCCCACCCCACAATATCAGCGGCTCCGGCAGCAGCTAACAAACCAGAAGTCTGA